The Campylobacter ureolyticus ACS-301-V-Sch3b genome has a segment encoding these proteins:
- a CDS encoding ParA family protein, whose product MIEIITIANQKGGVGKTTTAINLSASLAVAGKRVLLIDVDPQANATTGLGFSRSEYEFNIYHVLTGRKKLSQVILKTEIPTLFLAPSNIGLVGIEQEFANNDGDFKLILQKKINEVLDRYDYIIIDSPPTLGSITVNALSASDSVIIPIQCEFYALEGLALILNTVKIIKKTINPKLIIKGFLPTMYSSQNNLSKETVSNLEQHFKNKLFKTENEHGFVVIPRNVRLAESPSFGKPAILYDAKSIGSIAYQNLATCIMEIQNG is encoded by the coding sequence ATGATTGAGATTATTACTATTGCCAACCAAAAAGGTGGAGTTGGAAAAACAACAACGGCGATAAATTTATCAGCTTCTTTAGCAGTTGCTGGAAAGAGAGTTTTACTAATTGATGTAGATCCTCAGGCAAATGCGACAACAGGGCTTGGATTTAGTAGAAGTGAGTATGAGTTTAATATCTATCATGTTTTAACAGGTAGGAAAAAACTCTCTCAAGTTATACTAAAAACCGAAATTCCAACTTTGTTTTTAGCACCTTCAAATATCGGTCTTGTTGGAATAGAGCAAGAATTTGCAAATAATGATGGGGATTTTAAGTTAATTTTGCAAAAAAAAATTAATGAAGTTTTGGATAGATATGATTATATAATCATTGACTCACCTCCAACTCTTGGAAGTATAACTGTAAATGCTCTTAGTGCAAGTGATAGTGTGATAATTCCTATACAGTGCGAATTTTACGCACTAGAAGGACTTGCACTTATTTTAAACACAGTTAAAATTATTAAAAAAACAATAAATCCAAAACTTATTATAAAAGGCTTTTTGCCAACTATGTATAGTTCGCAAAATAATCTTTCTAAAGAAACTGTTTCAAATTTAGAGCAACATTTTAAAAATAAGCTTTTTAAAACAGAAAATGAGCATGGTTTTGTTGTAATTCCTAGAAATGTTAGGCTTGCTGAAAGCCCAAGTTTTGGCAAACCTGCAATACTTTATGATGCCAAATCAATAGGCAGTATTGCTTATCAGAATTTAGCAACTTGCATTATGGAGATACAAAATGGCTAA